The proteins below come from a single Streptomyces sp. MRC013 genomic window:
- a CDS encoding PH domain-containing protein — protein sequence MTSPERPGESGTPYEPAYADRSYRSPMAMAGGALLLGIGLWMGGDALLRGDGRTPWTAAAALLLGVPLVVAFTFRPAVFAGDDRMRVRNPFRTIVLPWAAVATVRATYSTEVVTRDGTRYQVWAVPVSMRQRKRAARGGDGASAGTEDTLRELRELAERNAARPTAGGEPEVRWAYEVIAPALLGLAALVVLLAIG from the coding sequence ATGACGAGTCCTGAGCGGCCCGGAGAGTCCGGGACACCGTACGAGCCCGCCTACGCCGACCGCTCCTACCGGTCGCCGATGGCCATGGCGGGCGGTGCGCTGCTGCTCGGCATCGGCCTGTGGATGGGCGGCGACGCCCTGCTCCGCGGAGACGGCCGCACGCCCTGGACGGCGGCGGCCGCCCTGCTGCTGGGCGTGCCGCTGGTGGTCGCCTTCACCTTCCGGCCCGCCGTCTTCGCCGGCGACGACCGGATGCGCGTGCGCAACCCGTTCCGCACCATCGTCCTCCCCTGGGCCGCCGTGGCGACGGTGCGGGCGACGTACTCGACCGAGGTCGTGACCCGGGACGGCACCAGGTACCAGGTGTGGGCGGTGCCCGTCTCCATGCGGCAGCGGAAGCGCGCCGCGCGCGGCGGCGACGGGGCCTCCGCCGGCACCGAGGACACCCTCCGGGAACTGCGGGAGCTCGCCGAGCGGAACGCCGCCCGCCCCACCGCGGGCGGCGAGCCCGAGGTCCGGTGGGCGTACGAGGTCATCGCCCCCGCCCTGCTCGGCCTGGCCGCCCTGGTGGTCCTGCTCGCCATCGGGTGA
- a CDS encoding histidine kinase translates to MRGYFSKGVKNVEVDILPRIQKLAVGGMAGISAVLSLHAFTSALKWRPDIYETTAIAFLLATVTGLHILHCSRALCSASNSPPTISFFLQSLLTLSPLPLVHGEWAGISGLLAGAFLITLDGRTAWALAGALSTLQACATFLTSAEAGAALFSLTITGLTGLTFFCVTRLAQLAERLQAARGEDAQLAVINERHRFARDLHDLVGYSLSTAATKSELAYRLAERSPDSARAELSQVIQVIRNTHSEMRKVAHDYHHLSLDNEIESARSVLEAAGIEPRFSSLGVDFAHRSSSVLAAVLREGTSNVLKHSTARYCVVRLFRRDDSVRLVIINDGPTPKRETGGTLHGVGLRSLSERILALGGRLHVSRGGIAGHEEFRLEAMVPDTPAGLIRNVIRGRGSVWGESRLIPWMASDPALRHRDPDGVDSVSGP, encoded by the coding sequence GTGCGGGGGTATTTTTCCAAAGGGGTCAAGAATGTCGAAGTCGACATCCTTCCCCGTATTCAGAAATTAGCTGTGGGGGGAATGGCGGGAATCTCCGCCGTCCTATCGCTGCACGCCTTCACGTCCGCCCTCAAGTGGCGACCGGACATATACGAGACGACAGCGATCGCCTTTCTCCTGGCAACCGTCACAGGCCTACATATTCTGCACTGCTCACGTGCACTATGCAGTGCATCAAATTCACCACCCACCATTTCCTTTTTTCTTCAATCCCTTCTGACATTGTCTCCACTGCCACTCGTACATGGCGAATGGGCGGGGATTTCCGGCCTGCTCGCCGGGGCATTTCTCATCACGTTGGACGGGAGGACGGCCTGGGCCCTCGCAGGTGCCCTCAGCACCCTGCAGGCATGTGCGACGTTCCTGACCTCAGCCGAAGCCGGAGCAGCTCTCTTCTCCCTCACGATCACCGGGTTGACCGGTTTGACTTTTTTCTGCGTGACGCGGTTGGCTCAGTTGGCCGAACGGCTTCAGGCCGCTCGTGGAGAGGACGCCCAACTCGCCGTCATCAACGAGCGGCACCGTTTCGCGCGAGACCTGCATGACCTGGTCGGTTACAGTCTCTCGACCGCGGCGACGAAGTCTGAACTAGCCTACCGCTTGGCCGAGCGGAGCCCCGACAGCGCCCGTGCGGAACTTTCCCAGGTCATCCAAGTCATTCGGAACACGCACTCGGAAATGCGGAAAGTCGCGCACGACTACCATCACCTGTCTTTGGACAATGAGATCGAATCCGCTCGATCGGTGCTTGAGGCCGCTGGTATCGAACCTCGGTTCTCATCCCTCGGCGTCGACTTCGCTCACCGGTCGAGCAGCGTTCTCGCAGCGGTACTGAGGGAGGGCACGAGCAATGTGCTCAAGCACAGCACAGCCCGTTACTGCGTGGTGCGGCTCTTCCGGCGTGACGACTCCGTCCGGCTCGTCATCATCAACGACGGTCCTACGCCGAAGCGGGAGACCGGTGGAACCCTGCACGGGGTGGGGTTGCGCAGCCTGTCCGAGCGTATCCTCGCGCTCGGTGGCAGGTTGCATGTATCCCGTGGCGGAATAGCGGGTCACGAGGAGTTCAGGCTCGAGGCGATGGTCCCCGACACGCCGGCCGGATTGATTCGTAACGTCATCAGGGGCCGTGGGTCGGTCTGGGGAGAGAGTCGTCTAATCCCATGGATGGCTTCAGATCCAGCCCTCCGCCATCGAGATCCTGATGGCGTCGACTCGGTTTCTGGCCCCTGA
- a CDS encoding response regulator transcription factor, with product MIRVLVAEDMHLLREALVSALRLEEDIEVVGELERGDQIIDRAGETVPDVALIDIDLPGLDGISAATRLKETLPCCRILIVTGLARPGNIRRAVEAGVAGFLLKDTPLDQLVFAIQRVARGERVIDVELAAVAMKTSASPFTRREAEVLRLAAEGAPAREIADRLCLELSTVRNYLSTVVTKSGARNRVDAIRISMAEGWI from the coding sequence GTGATCCGAGTGCTGGTGGCGGAGGACATGCACCTGCTGAGGGAAGCACTGGTGAGTGCGCTGCGACTGGAGGAAGACATCGAGGTCGTAGGAGAACTCGAACGAGGTGATCAAATCATCGACAGGGCCGGAGAGACCGTGCCCGATGTGGCTCTCATCGACATCGATCTGCCAGGGCTGGACGGGATCTCCGCAGCCACCCGGTTGAAGGAGACCCTTCCGTGCTGTCGAATCCTCATTGTCACCGGTCTCGCGAGGCCGGGGAACATCCGTCGTGCCGTCGAAGCGGGCGTCGCCGGCTTCCTGCTGAAGGACACCCCCCTCGACCAACTCGTCTTCGCGATCCAGCGTGTCGCGAGGGGTGAGCGAGTGATCGATGTGGAGTTGGCCGCCGTCGCCATGAAAACCAGCGCTAGTCCGTTCACCCGGCGCGAGGCGGAGGTGCTCCGGCTTGCGGCTGAAGGGGCCCCCGCCCGGGAAATAGCAGACCGGCTCTGCTTGGAGCTCAGTACGGTACGGAACTACCTTTCGACGGTGGTCACCAAGTCAGGGGCCAGAAACCGAGTCGACGCCATCAGGATCTCGATGGCGGAGGGCTGGATCTGA
- a CDS encoding ABC transporter permease, translating to MFSFVLDSCRSRLGQYAGSLLVVVMMSALFTALATIVDRVHRAGLGHGPERSAESLMGLVGGTSGLAALLLVGNTLALVVRRRRREIGVLRTIGATPIQVGAGIVAEMSVIALAGGVAGAVAGSLCAGPALDWLVANKVFPPGPEAGFSPQGFVIGVLSTVGVAVLATLVSVRRPARTSPLSGLREAEVERGVMPVGRMATAVLTLVLAGAVWQRYEHESGADQAVNGAVGLCLFLLLSAWLLAPLLVRPLVVPGALPGLLLSRYSGRLAAVTSIRSARRVAAMSGPVLIAVGLSAALLCSGAASDAIIRSQASMNASATAAPPVPPPSASSTGTPTEAGRAEDDGADISVLREQQRRNEVGTRVLMTPLIVFSAIGILNTLLLTTRQRRGEFAVLRLTGATSAQLLRMLLWESVVVVVGAVLTASAVLGVFLSVLSRRLAPHGVDFDSLVPGEALAQVVSSCAALGLLGVLVPGVLVLRVRPVQAARTRD from the coding sequence GTGTTCTCCTTCGTTCTCGACTCCTGTCGCTCACGACTGGGCCAGTACGCGGGTTCGCTTCTCGTGGTGGTCATGATGTCCGCCCTCTTCACTGCGCTCGCAACAATCGTGGACCGTGTCCACCGGGCCGGGCTCGGGCACGGGCCGGAGCGGTCCGCCGAGTCCCTGATGGGCCTGGTCGGCGGCACCTCCGGACTGGCGGCTCTGCTGTTGGTCGGCAACACCCTGGCACTCGTCGTCCGCAGGCGCCGACGCGAGATCGGTGTACTGCGGACGATCGGGGCGACCCCGATTCAGGTGGGGGCGGGGATCGTCGCGGAAATGTCGGTGATCGCACTGGCGGGTGGTGTCGCGGGGGCCGTCGCCGGCAGCCTCTGTGCCGGGCCCGCCCTCGACTGGCTTGTCGCCAACAAGGTCTTCCCGCCCGGCCCCGAGGCGGGGTTCTCCCCGCAGGGCTTCGTGATCGGCGTGCTGAGCACCGTTGGGGTCGCCGTACTCGCCACGCTGGTCTCGGTGCGTCGGCCGGCACGGACGTCTCCGCTCTCCGGCTTGCGCGAGGCGGAGGTGGAGCGCGGCGTCATGCCCGTCGGCCGCATGGCCACAGCCGTGCTCACCCTGGTCCTCGCCGGGGCCGTCTGGCAGCGCTACGAGCACGAGAGCGGTGCCGACCAGGCCGTCAACGGCGCGGTGGGACTGTGTCTGTTTCTGCTTCTGTCGGCTTGGTTGTTGGCTCCGCTGCTTGTACGCCCCCTGGTGGTGCCGGGCGCACTGCCGGGGCTTCTCCTCTCGCGTTACTCGGGGCGCCTGGCTGCCGTCACCAGCATCCGTTCCGCACGGCGGGTGGCGGCCATGTCCGGCCCCGTACTCATCGCGGTGGGGCTCAGTGCGGCGCTGCTGTGCAGTGGTGCGGCATCGGACGCGATCATCAGGAGTCAGGCCTCCATGAACGCGTCCGCCACCGCTGCCCCTCCGGTGCCGCCCCCATCCGCGTCCTCCACCGGCACGCCGACGGAGGCAGGGAGAGCGGAGGACGACGGAGCCGACATCTCCGTGCTGCGCGAGCAACAGCGTCGGAACGAGGTGGGGACGCGTGTACTCATGACGCCACTGATCGTCTTCTCGGCCATCGGCATCCTCAACACCCTGCTTCTGACCACTCGGCAACGCCGTGGGGAGTTCGCGGTGCTGCGGCTGACCGGCGCCACGAGTGCCCAACTGCTGCGCATGCTCCTCTGGGAGTCGGTGGTGGTCGTGGTCGGCGCGGTTCTCACCGCGAGCGCTGTACTGGGTGTCTTCCTGTCGGTGTTGTCGAGACGGCTGGCACCACACGGCGTGGACTTCGACTCTCTCGTGCCGGGAGAAGCGCTGGCCCAGGTGGTGTCTTCCTGCGCGGCTCTGGGGCTGCTCGGCGTCCTCGTGCCGGGGGTGCTCGTACTGCGCGTACGCCCGGTGCAGGCGGCGCGAACTCGCGATTGA
- a CDS encoding ABC transporter ATP-binding protein, with amino-acid sequence MTTPRSSPVPHVTTRSPHAVRLRALSKVYGRGDNAVAALQEVSHDFPGGTFTAVMGPSGSGKSTLMHCAAGLEPPTSGSVMIGNRDIGGWSERRLTRLRRAHIGFVFQEFNLVPALNVVDNVALPLRLAGRRPDSARLADILSRVGLGDRRRHRPAELSGGQQQRVAVARALITEPEIVFADEPTGALDRASGRDVLALLRDAVDGLGTTVVMVTHDPQAAAWADEVLVLADGRLADRLTGESVAPDTIAARLAAVGS; translated from the coding sequence ATGACGACTCCGCGGTCATCTCCCGTGCCTCACGTTACTACCCGCTCGCCTCACGCCGTCCGGTTGCGTGCGCTCTCCAAGGTGTACGGCCGCGGGGACAACGCGGTCGCCGCGCTGCAGGAGGTCAGCCACGATTTTCCGGGCGGTACCTTCACGGCCGTGATGGGGCCGTCCGGGTCCGGCAAGTCGACGCTCATGCACTGCGCGGCCGGGCTGGAGCCACCCACTTCGGGCAGTGTCATGATCGGGAACCGGGACATCGGGGGATGGTCCGAGCGACGGCTGACCCGATTGCGTCGAGCCCATATCGGATTCGTGTTCCAGGAGTTCAATCTGGTACCGGCATTAAACGTCGTCGACAACGTGGCCCTCCCACTGCGGTTGGCGGGGCGCAGGCCCGATTCCGCGCGCCTGGCCGACATCCTTTCCCGCGTCGGACTCGGAGACCGTCGCAGGCACCGGCCGGCGGAGCTGTCGGGAGGACAACAGCAGAGGGTGGCGGTGGCCCGGGCGCTGATCACCGAGCCCGAGATCGTCTTCGCCGACGAGCCGACCGGTGCTCTGGACCGCGCTTCGGGTCGTGATGTGCTCGCCCTGCTGCGTGACGCCGTCGACGGCCTCGGCACGACCGTCGTCATGGTGACCCACGATCCGCAGGCCGCGGCCTGGGCGGATGAAGTGCTCGTCCTCGCGGACGGCAGGCTGGCGGACCGCCTGACCGGCGAGAGCGTGGCGCCCGACACGATCGCGGCCAGGCTCGCCGCGGTGGGGAGCTGA
- a CDS encoding sensor histidine kinase has translation MVHGTGAARLRERAAQSVRAALYLATGLATGLTWLVVSSALLATGVATLPLLVGVVPLCAVLVSGVPLGMVERLRLRLFTGERDGFGQGSDLFAPAPRRTDRPTHLRTADGPMVWVRQRLAERATWWEFAYAVLHGVLSIIEFVFVLASVTLCGALLTAPVLRRLTRDGSLRVAVFQADTDAQALVLVLCGAVSLVLTHLLLTRYADARAEATVYLLGKRKPEQGTDQEQYIGRLVRSRARIMDAYDAERRRIERDLHDGAQQRLTGLIMTLGLARLAVTDSGTEIRELVERAHEQARLTLTELRDLVHGIFPAVLTDRGLPIALTALAESSPLPVTAEIELADRLPEAVEATTYFVACEALANVTKHSEANEARLSLRMSGPRLVLEVYDDGRGGADAEDGSGLLGLADRVAALGGTVHLSSPIGGPTLLHVEIPCAS, from the coding sequence ATGGTGCACGGGACCGGGGCCGCGCGGTTACGGGAGCGGGCGGCGCAATCGGTTCGGGCCGCCCTGTACCTGGCCACCGGCCTGGCCACCGGCCTCACCTGGCTGGTCGTCTCCAGTGCACTGCTGGCCACCGGAGTCGCCACCTTACCTCTGCTCGTTGGGGTGGTCCCGCTCTGCGCGGTACTCGTCTCGGGCGTACCTCTGGGTATGGTCGAGCGCCTCCGGTTACGTCTGTTCACCGGGGAACGGGACGGGTTCGGCCAAGGGAGCGATCTCTTCGCCCCCGCCCCCCGTAGAACCGACCGCCCGACGCACCTCCGCACAGCCGACGGTCCGATGGTCTGGGTGCGGCAACGGTTGGCGGAGCGGGCCACCTGGTGGGAGTTCGCTTACGCCGTGCTCCACGGTGTGCTCTCGATCATCGAGTTCGTGTTCGTCCTCGCTTCCGTGACGCTCTGCGGTGCCCTGCTGACCGCACCGGTGCTGCGCCGCCTCACCCGTGACGGCAGCCTGCGGGTGGCGGTGTTCCAGGCCGACACGGACGCACAGGCCCTGGTGCTGGTGCTGTGCGGAGCGGTGTCCCTGGTCCTCACCCACCTGCTCCTCACCCGCTACGCCGACGCGCGGGCCGAGGCCACCGTGTACCTGCTGGGCAAGCGTAAGCCGGAGCAGGGCACGGACCAGGAGCAGTACATCGGACGGCTGGTGCGCTCCAGAGCACGGATCATGGACGCGTACGACGCAGAACGCCGGCGCATCGAGCGGGATCTGCACGACGGGGCGCAGCAGCGGCTCACCGGGCTCATCATGACGCTGGGACTGGCCCGGCTGGCCGTGACCGACAGCGGCACGGAGATTCGAGAGCTGGTGGAACGCGCGCACGAGCAGGCACGGCTCACCCTGACCGAGCTGCGCGACCTCGTGCACGGCATCTTCCCGGCAGTCCTCACCGACCGGGGCCTGCCCATCGCGCTCACCGCCCTCGCGGAGAGTTCACCCCTGCCGGTGACGGCGGAGATCGAGCTGGCCGACCGGCTCCCGGAGGCCGTGGAGGCGACCACCTATTTCGTGGCCTGCGAAGCACTGGCGAACGTGACGAAGCACAGTGAGGCGAACGAGGCCCGGCTGTCGCTGCGCATGTCCGGGCCACGCCTGGTGCTCGAGGTTTACGACGACGGGCGCGGGGGCGCGGACGCCGAGGACGGCAGCGGCCTGCTGGGGCTGGCGGACCGGGTGGCGGCTCTGGGCGGCACCGTTCACCTGTCGAGCCCGATCGGCGGGCCGACCCTGTTACACGTGGAGATACCGTGCGCATCGTGA
- a CDS encoding response regulator transcription factor: MIAEDSALLREGLVQILVKFGHQVVAAVDNAPSLLAAVREHAPELAVVDVRLPPGFRDEGLRAAIVLRREHPGLGVLVLSQYLEADYASELLGAGETKTGTGASGVGYLLKDRVGDVVDFVTQAQRVADGETVIDPEIIRRLLGSRRGRTSVRELTPRETEVLALMAEGRSNSAIAQSLSFSQAAVSKHIGKIFDKLELPPSDADHRRVLAVLAYLRR; the protein is encoded by the coding sequence GTGATCGCTGAGGACTCCGCCCTACTGCGTGAAGGGCTGGTCCAGATCCTCGTGAAGTTCGGCCACCAAGTCGTCGCGGCGGTGGACAACGCCCCGTCCCTGCTGGCCGCGGTACGTGAACACGCGCCGGAACTCGCCGTGGTCGACGTCCGGCTCCCGCCCGGCTTCCGGGACGAAGGACTGCGGGCGGCGATCGTCCTGCGGCGGGAACATCCTGGCCTCGGCGTACTGGTGCTCTCGCAGTACCTGGAGGCGGACTACGCCTCTGAACTGCTGGGGGCCGGCGAGACCAAGACCGGGACCGGAGCCTCGGGCGTAGGTTATCTGCTCAAGGACCGGGTCGGAGACGTGGTGGACTTCGTTACCCAGGCGCAGCGGGTCGCCGACGGTGAGACCGTGATCGATCCGGAGATCATACGGCGGCTGCTGGGTAGCCGCCGCGGACGTACTTCGGTACGGGAGCTCACGCCACGTGAGACGGAGGTACTCGCTTTGATGGCCGAAGGCCGCTCCAACTCGGCCATCGCCCAGTCGCTGTCGTTCAGTCAGGCCGCCGTGTCGAAACACATCGGGAAGATCTTCGACAAGCTGGAGTTGCCCCCGAGTGACGCGGACCACCGACGGGTGCTCGCGGTTCTGGCCTATCTGCGCCGTTAG
- a CDS encoding ABC transporter ATP-binding protein produces the protein MTAFLILVVLESALIVLPALLTQRIVDEGVLKGDRSRIVLLVLEIVLLATVAVAVTLAQRRLAAGIGEGITLDLRRRAFAHVQRMPLSFFTRMRTGELVTRLDNDVQGAQRALTGTAATLLSNLVAVATVGVTMTLLSWQITLLAAVLVPACLLPARLLDRRLRELNRRQLDGSAELGTFMTERFNARGAMLAKLYGRAEEEDRAFVRRGARLRDTGIRLAVVGSLLGLAVSWLATMATAAVYLTGGFLAVDGRISVGTMIALVTLLARLYGPITSLSQAKAEVTAAVVSFERIFEVLDLVPAVADSPGARELPADASSIRFDRVSLRHGSAPADLTSWEAAASGTTGCGTGRSAGERDVLREVSLCIEAGRTVAVVGPSGAGKSTLINLVCRLLDPTSGVVRIGGIDLRQVTQESLRSAIGVVTQEGHFFHDTLRANLVYARADATEEECEAACREAMVWDTVRRLPNGLDTVVGDGGHHLSGGERQRFAIARLLLKNPRIVVLDEATAHLDSESEVQVQRALARAMAGRTALVVAHRLATVRSADLIVVLRDGSVVETGTHEELLTAGGTYTSLYRAQFDEPRPSVSAGP, from the coding sequence TTGACCGCCTTTCTGATCCTGGTGGTGCTTGAGTCCGCTCTGATCGTGCTTCCCGCACTGCTCACCCAACGCATCGTCGATGAAGGAGTGCTGAAGGGCGACCGATCTCGGATCGTTCTTCTCGTGCTGGAGATCGTGTTACTGGCGACGGTGGCGGTGGCGGTGACATTGGCTCAGCGCAGACTGGCCGCCGGAATCGGCGAAGGGATCACTCTCGACCTGCGCCGCAGGGCTTTCGCCCATGTGCAGCGTATGCCGCTGTCCTTCTTCACCCGCATGCGCACGGGTGAGCTGGTCACCCGGCTGGACAATGACGTGCAGGGAGCGCAGCGCGCGCTCACCGGCACCGCCGCAACCCTGCTCTCGAATCTGGTGGCCGTCGCCACGGTAGGGGTCACCATGACCCTGCTTTCCTGGCAGATCACCTTGCTGGCCGCGGTTCTCGTCCCGGCTTGTCTCCTGCCAGCCCGCCTTCTCGACCGCCGCTTGCGCGAGCTCAACCGCCGACAGCTGGATGGCAGCGCCGAGCTGGGCACGTTCATGACCGAGCGGTTCAACGCGCGGGGAGCGATGCTGGCCAAGCTCTACGGCCGGGCCGAGGAAGAGGACCGCGCCTTCGTCCGCAGGGGTGCCAGACTGCGGGACACCGGAATCCGACTGGCCGTCGTCGGCTCTCTGCTCGGCCTCGCCGTCTCCTGGCTGGCGACGATGGCCACTGCGGCCGTCTACCTCACCGGCGGGTTCCTCGCCGTCGACGGGCGAATCTCCGTCGGCACCATGATCGCCTTGGTAACTCTGCTCGCCCGGCTGTACGGACCCATCACATCGCTCTCCCAGGCCAAGGCGGAGGTGACCGCCGCAGTGGTGAGTTTCGAGCGGATCTTTGAAGTGCTTGACCTCGTCCCCGCGGTGGCGGATTCCCCGGGCGCGCGAGAACTCCCGGCGGACGCCTCGTCCATCCGGTTCGATCGGGTGAGCCTGCGACACGGATCTGCCCCCGCTGACCTCACCTCGTGGGAAGCCGCCGCTTCCGGAACGACGGGATGCGGCACTGGCCGGTCCGCCGGGGAGCGTGACGTTCTTCGTGAGGTCAGCCTGTGCATCGAAGCGGGTCGGACGGTCGCCGTGGTCGGGCCTTCCGGCGCGGGAAAGTCGACACTGATCAACCTCGTGTGTCGGCTCCTCGACCCCACGAGTGGCGTAGTTCGCATCGGCGGCATTGACCTGCGGCAGGTCACTCAGGAGTCGCTGCGTTCCGCCATCGGCGTCGTCACGCAGGAAGGCCATTTCTTCCACGACACCCTGCGCGCCAACCTCGTGTACGCCCGCGCCGATGCCACCGAAGAGGAGTGTGAGGCGGCCTGCCGCGAGGCGATGGTCTGGGACACCGTACGACGACTGCCTAACGGTCTGGACACCGTGGTCGGTGACGGGGGCCACCACCTGTCCGGTGGTGAACGGCAGCGGTTCGCCATCGCCCGCCTGCTGTTGAAGAACCCGCGCATCGTGGTATTGGACGAAGCCACCGCTCATCTGGACTCGGAGTCGGAAGTGCAGGTACAGCGGGCCCTGGCCAGGGCCATGGCGGGCCGGACGGCACTGGTGGTGGCGCACCGGCTCGCCACCGTACGGTCGGCCGACCTCATCGTCGTCCTGCGGGACGGGTCCGTGGTGGAGACGGGCACCCACGAGGAACTGCTGACGGCCGGAGGCACGTACACGTCGTTGTACCGGGCACAGTTCGACGAGCCTCGGCCGTCCGTGTCCGCTGGCCCCTAG
- a CDS encoding class III lanthipeptide has translation MVNILDLQALELPQEEADALASTQSNHCNDTSGISIFC, from the coding sequence ATGGTGAACATCCTCGACCTCCAGGCCCTGGAGCTCCCGCAGGAGGAGGCCGACGCGCTGGCCAGCACGCAGAGCAACCACTGCAACGACACCAGCGGCATCAGCATCTTCTGCTGA